In Natronococcus occultus SP4, the following proteins share a genomic window:
- a CDS encoding HAD family hydrolase, with amino-acid sequence MAYDAFVFDNDGVLTRPTDRTVLTDAIHRAFEDVGVAEPTTEDVETLLGPTVDSLWTVASAYDLEPATLWEARERAAIEAQREELASGRKRPYDDVDVIETLEAPTAIVSNNQHETIGNVLEHCSLASFDTWYGREPTLAGIERKKPEPYYLERAIEELGVENPIYVGDSRVDVAAADAVGIDTAFVRRDHRQGYELPTAPTYEIESLAELSDLPR; translated from the coding sequence ATGGCCTACGACGCATTCGTCTTCGACAACGACGGCGTGCTCACGCGCCCGACCGATCGGACGGTCCTGACCGACGCGATCCACAGGGCGTTCGAGGACGTCGGCGTCGCGGAGCCGACGACCGAGGACGTCGAGACCCTGCTCGGACCGACCGTCGACTCGCTGTGGACGGTCGCGTCCGCGTACGATCTCGAACCCGCGACCCTCTGGGAGGCCCGCGAGCGCGCGGCGATCGAGGCCCAGCGCGAGGAGCTGGCCTCCGGCCGGAAACGGCCGTACGACGACGTCGACGTCATCGAGACGCTCGAGGCGCCGACGGCGATCGTCAGCAACAACCAACACGAGACGATTGGGAACGTCCTCGAGCACTGCTCGCTCGCCTCCTTCGACACCTGGTACGGCCGGGAGCCGACGCTCGCCGGAATCGAACGCAAGAAGCCCGAACCGTACTACCTCGAGCGGGCGATCGAGGAGCTCGGTGTCGAGAACCCGATCTACGTCGGCGACAGCCGCGTCGACGTCGCCGCGGCCGACGCCGTCGGGATCGACACGGCGTTCGTCCGTCGGGACCACCGCCAGGGGTACGAGCTGCCGACGGCACCGACCTACGAGATCGAGTCGCTCGCGGAGCTGTCCGACCTCCCTCGGTAG
- a CDS encoding polyketide cyclase/dehydrase: MNQLERFEEIDAPPETVWSVVLEPEYGTRRTALDRSLEAVPVVGDRLRADRPPTRIGRAVFELELRIAEENRRLVRLDRVSVPRVLDSHHDVSPRADRRRKTDEAPPARDREGRARPRTVRRATARTGVRGLREIRERSESRTRA, encoded by the coding sequence ATGAATCAGCTAGAGCGGTTCGAGGAGATCGACGCACCGCCGGAAACGGTCTGGAGCGTGGTTCTGGAACCCGAGTACGGAACCCGACGAACGGCTCTCGACCGATCGCTCGAGGCGGTACCGGTCGTCGGTGACCGGCTTCGGGCCGATCGACCGCCGACCAGGATCGGGCGCGCGGTGTTCGAGCTGGAGCTCCGTATCGCCGAGGAGAACCGACGGCTCGTCCGACTCGATCGGGTCAGCGTCCCCCGCGTCCTCGACAGCCACCACGACGTTTCACCTCGAGCCGATCGACGGCGGAAGACGGACGAGGCTCCTCCAGCGCGAGACCGCGAGGGGCGCGCTCGTCCCCGTACTGTTCGACGAGCGACGGCTCGGACGGGAGTTCGAGGACTGCGTGAGATCAGGGAGCGATCCGAGTCACGGACGCGGGCCTAA